The Nitrospira sp. KM1 genome includes a window with the following:
- a CDS encoding tetratricopeptide repeat protein, which translates to MSDDHKHRARIFLHRGDLVQARAAWEAAVADDRLSANRRELSNSLGNLGNACALLNDYSEAERCYREVLSLQRSEQNTHAIAHTLVNLGNLFFGGDHPEKARPYYLEALDLLTRLQDDRALGILYNNLALQEARDHQWTQAIESFKKALACHRTVGNEEGLAATYSQLGKCLLDQRNLTDAERSLNNAWEHYIKLGNEPAQAAVLRHLAGVYDALQDPVSVRRCLERVVAIDSRYHLPEFHTDNQRLASITRTTPPSDPS; encoded by the coding sequence ATGTCTGATGATCATAAGCATCGCGCAAGAATCTTTCTTCACAGGGGCGACCTCGTCCAAGCCCGTGCCGCCTGGGAGGCGGCCGTTGCCGACGATCGACTCTCTGCTAATCGGCGCGAACTCTCCAATTCGCTCGGGAATCTCGGAAACGCCTGCGCGCTATTGAATGATTACTCTGAGGCGGAACGGTGTTACCGAGAAGTTCTCTCCCTCCAACGTTCAGAGCAGAATACGCACGCGATCGCTCACACGCTCGTCAATCTGGGTAATCTCTTCTTTGGGGGCGACCATCCGGAAAAGGCCCGACCCTATTACCTCGAAGCGCTGGATCTCTTGACCCGGTTGCAGGACGACCGGGCGCTTGGCATTCTCTATAACAACCTTGCACTGCAGGAGGCGCGCGATCACCAATGGACGCAGGCGATCGAGTCGTTCAAGAAGGCCCTGGCGTGCCATCGCACGGTCGGTAATGAAGAGGGGCTGGCTGCCACATACAGTCAACTCGGTAAATGTCTGCTCGACCAACGCAACCTCACGGATGCCGAACGCAGCCTCAACAATGCGTGGGAACATTACATCAAATTGGGAAATGAGCCTGCGCAAGCCGCAGTCCTCCGCCATCTTGCCGGAGTGTATGACGCGCTGCAGGATCCGGTCTCGGTCCGGCGCTGTTTGGAACGCGTCGTGGCCATCGACTCACGCTACCACCTTCCTGAATTTCACACCGACAATCAACGGCTCGCCTCCATCACACGCACCACGCCTCCTTCCGATCCCTCCTAG
- the glgB gene encoding 1,4-alpha-glucan branching protein GlgB, whose translation MSNLTSEQIERLANGRHWDPLTILGPHRNSSTGAETTQIRCFLPDAAAVSILLDHRDGSSVPMARIHESGLFEATVPRVPVHRYRVRVTDRNGNTSERYDPYGFQPLLTDFELHLFAEGRFFRAYDTMGAHCRTVDGVQGVHFVVWAPNAARVSVVGDFNQWNGLRHPMISRGATGLWELFIPGLTDGTLYKYEIRPRDRDAVLLKADPYAVASELRPKTASVARDTSQYMWNDGHWMQQRATNDPLSIPISIYEVHLGSWMRVPEEDHRWLTYRELAAKLIPYVVDMGYTHVELMPITEHPFDGSWGYQSTGYFAVTCRYGTPEDFMAFVDAAHQAGLGVLMDWAPAHFPDDPHGLSQFDGTHLYDHADPRLGYHPDWHSRIFNYGRVEVRNFLMNSALFWLDRYHIDGLRVDAVASMLYLDYGRKAGEWIPNQFGGHENLDAVLFLKDLNVLVHRDFPGAMMLAEESTSWAGVSRPTYSGGLGFTFKWNMGWMHDMLDYFHRQPIHRMYHQNQLTFGLLYAFNENFVLPLSHDEVVHGKGSLLDKMPGDEWQRFANLRALFGFMFAHPGKKMLFMGGEFGQWREWNHDSSLDWHLLALPSHAGLQRLVRDLNRLYREEPALHEIDHEWTGFQWLDFHDAAHSILAFLRKGKQPHRTMLCVCNFTPVPRYDYRIGVPHEGYYREMINTDASIYGGGNIGNGGGLQAHGVPSHGLPASLSLTIPPLSVLLLKAE comes from the coding sequence ATGTCCAATTTGACTTCTGAGCAGATCGAACGGCTGGCAAACGGGCGCCATTGGGATCCGCTGACCATTCTGGGACCTCATCGTAATTCTTCCACCGGAGCGGAAACAACACAGATCCGTTGTTTTCTTCCCGACGCTGCGGCTGTCTCGATTCTCCTGGATCACCGTGACGGTTCGTCCGTCCCCATGGCCCGGATCCATGAGTCGGGCTTGTTTGAAGCGACGGTTCCCCGTGTACCTGTTCATCGTTACCGCGTGCGCGTGACCGATCGAAACGGGAACACGTCGGAACGGTACGATCCGTACGGCTTTCAACCTCTTCTGACCGATTTTGAATTGCACTTGTTTGCCGAGGGGCGGTTTTTCCGTGCGTATGACACGATGGGCGCTCATTGCCGCACGGTGGATGGAGTGCAGGGTGTGCATTTCGTCGTCTGGGCACCGAACGCCGCCAGGGTCAGCGTGGTCGGGGATTTTAATCAGTGGAACGGCCTCCGGCATCCTATGATCAGCCGGGGTGCAACAGGACTGTGGGAGTTGTTCATCCCCGGTCTCACCGATGGGACACTCTATAAATATGAAATACGCCCGCGTGACCGTGATGCCGTATTGTTGAAAGCCGATCCATACGCCGTCGCCTCAGAGTTGCGCCCGAAAACCGCATCCGTCGCAAGAGATACTTCGCAATATATGTGGAACGACGGTCACTGGATGCAACAGCGGGCGACCAACGATCCGTTGTCAATTCCGATTTCCATCTATGAAGTGCATCTCGGTTCATGGATGCGCGTCCCGGAAGAGGACCACCGGTGGCTGACGTACCGGGAACTTGCGGCCAAATTGATCCCGTATGTCGTTGATATGGGGTATACCCACGTCGAACTCATGCCCATCACCGAACATCCGTTCGACGGCTCCTGGGGATATCAATCGACCGGATATTTTGCAGTCACCTGCCGCTACGGGACGCCGGAAGATTTCATGGCTTTCGTCGATGCGGCCCATCAGGCTGGACTGGGCGTATTGATGGATTGGGCGCCGGCGCATTTCCCGGATGATCCGCACGGCCTCTCCCAATTCGACGGAACTCATCTCTATGATCATGCGGATCCGCGTCTCGGCTATCATCCTGATTGGCACAGCAGAATTTTCAATTACGGGAGAGTGGAGGTTCGGAACTTTCTCATGAATAGCGCCCTCTTCTGGCTCGACCGGTATCATATAGACGGGCTGCGCGTCGATGCCGTCGCGTCCATGCTGTATTTGGATTACGGGAGAAAGGCGGGTGAATGGATTCCAAATCAATTCGGCGGGCACGAAAATCTCGATGCCGTGCTGTTCTTGAAAGATTTGAACGTCCTGGTACATCGAGACTTTCCAGGAGCCATGATGCTGGCGGAGGAGTCGACTTCGTGGGCCGGCGTGTCACGCCCGACGTACAGCGGAGGGCTCGGATTTACGTTCAAGTGGAACATGGGATGGATGCACGACATGCTGGATTACTTTCACCGGCAACCTATCCATCGGATGTATCATCAAAATCAACTCACGTTTGGCTTACTGTATGCCTTCAATGAAAACTTCGTGCTGCCGCTGTCACACGACGAAGTCGTGCATGGGAAGGGATCTCTGCTAGACAAGATGCCGGGCGACGAGTGGCAACGTTTTGCAAACTTGCGCGCGCTGTTCGGGTTCATGTTTGCCCACCCGGGAAAGAAGATGCTGTTCATGGGCGGCGAGTTCGGGCAATGGCGGGAGTGGAATCATGATTCCAGTCTCGACTGGCATCTCCTTGCACTCCCGTCACACGCAGGACTCCAACGCCTGGTGAGGGACCTGAACAGGCTCTACCGTGAAGAACCGGCCCTCCATGAAATTGATCATGAGTGGACCGGATTTCAATGGCTGGATTTTCACGACGCGGCCCACTCCATTTTGGCATTTTTGAGGAAGGGAAAGCAGCCTCATCGGACCATGCTGTGCGTGTGCAATTTCACGCCGGTCCCCCGATATGACTATCGGATCGGGGTCCCTCATGAAGGATACTACAGGGAAATGATCAATACGGATGCATCAATCTATGGCGGAGGAAATATCGGCAACGGCGGAGGTCTTCAAGCTCACGGCGTTCCTTCTCATGGATTGCCGGCTTCGTTGAGTCTGACAATTCCCCCGCTCTCAGTCCTGCTGCTGAAAGCCGAGTGA
- a CDS encoding peptidylprolyl isomerase: MRQLRLATQASTVAILCLCIVGAQAMPDLSLASSQSAVQDGAQVSLEYTLSLDDHTILESNVGKELVTYRQGGHEIVPGLEKGLLGAKPGDKRHVVVAPVDGYGEVDTKAIQTVNASLVPEEARKVGAQLEAKGPDGQSAFPRVTAVSGDTVTLDFNHPLAGKTLIFDVTVVNVTPAAP, encoded by the coding sequence ATGCGGCAATTGCGGTTGGCGACACAAGCATCGACTGTCGCAATCTTGTGTCTCTGCATCGTTGGGGCGCAGGCGATGCCTGACCTGTCGCTGGCGTCTTCACAATCCGCCGTGCAAGATGGAGCCCAAGTGTCCCTGGAATATACCCTGAGCCTTGACGATCACACCATCCTTGAATCCAATGTTGGAAAGGAGTTGGTTACCTATCGACAAGGAGGCCATGAAATCGTGCCCGGACTCGAAAAAGGGTTACTGGGTGCGAAGCCTGGTGACAAGAGGCACGTTGTCGTCGCCCCGGTCGACGGATACGGAGAGGTGGATACCAAGGCGATTCAAACGGTCAACGCATCGTTGGTTCCGGAAGAAGCCAGGAAGGTGGGTGCTCAACTCGAGGCAAAAGGGCCGGACGGCCAGTCGGCATTTCCACGCGTAACCGCAGTCTCCGGCGACACGGTGACTCTCGACTTCAATCATCCCTTGGCCGGCAAGACCCTCATCTTCGACGTGACGGTCGTGAACGTCACGCCGGCGGCGCCATGA
- a CDS encoding tetratricopeptide repeat protein, with protein MDIAAFRQMVEKNPKGFLGRYGLGNKILQEGGNVEEAVEHLTVATQLDPTHVASHLALGRALIGLGRQAEAKPVIQAGIDAALSGRSNGGKDLVPEMQHLIRTLG; from the coding sequence ATGGATATTGCTGCATTTCGTCAGATGGTCGAGAAAAATCCAAAGGGATTTCTCGGACGATACGGCTTGGGCAATAAGATATTGCAGGAAGGGGGCAATGTCGAGGAGGCCGTCGAACATCTCACGGTCGCTACTCAATTGGATCCGACCCACGTCGCCTCGCATCTTGCTCTCGGCCGGGCGCTCATCGGACTTGGGAGACAAGCGGAAGCCAAGCCTGTTATTCAGGCCGGAATCGACGCGGCGCTCTCCGGGCGCTCCAACGGGGGAAAAGATCTCGTTCCCGAGATGCAGCATTTGATCAGGACACTCGGATGA
- a CDS encoding VanZ family protein — protein sequence MRHILFLVAWTVVIIGLGILPLRNFVGHSHWEFIKWMPTIDDLQSPKYLVEIVIDVAGNTLLFTPFGYLINCVSGSRARAPGRQLLLAGCAGILLSCSIEYYQVYCHNRFPSLFDVVTNTSGSLLGARIAWLRGQAAPDDLRARTASPASRAIRS from the coding sequence ATGCGCCACATACTGTTCTTGGTCGCATGGACTGTTGTCATCATCGGACTGGGGATCCTTCCGCTCAGGAACTTCGTAGGTCATTCACATTGGGAGTTCATCAAGTGGATGCCTACCATTGACGATCTGCAGTCTCCCAAATATTTGGTCGAGATTGTTATCGATGTCGCGGGAAATACCCTGCTCTTTACGCCATTTGGCTATTTGATCAACTGTGTGTCTGGATCACGCGCACGCGCACCGGGACGACAGCTGCTTCTTGCCGGATGCGCCGGAATCCTGCTGTCGTGCAGTATCGAGTACTATCAGGTGTATTGCCACAATCGCTTTCCTTCCCTTTTCGACGTCGTGACGAATACCAGCGGCTCTCTTTTGGGAGCACGCATAGCCTGGCTGCGGGGTCAGGCGGCTCCCGACGACCTTCGCGCTCGCACTGCCTCCCCTGCCAGTCGGGCGATACGATCATAG
- a CDS encoding acyloxyacyl hydrolase: MPLIFRALFVLIAGLLMAETVAHASDEDRPHITIGTQEVGLSAGYLLPHRLTEDHTTKQQGPAVMPSWMITITDPVGNSWYRGQVSIGAEMVYIQFQEPILTHGIGFTPKIKYMFVALDRFRPYMEFAGGPFWTDLGGKIPEESTQFNFVLTAGFGFSYFITKQAAINVGYRFHHISNAGTKYPNLGLNASLPFGGFSFFF, from the coding sequence ATGCCTTTGATCTTTCGAGCGCTGTTCGTCTTGATTGCGGGATTGCTCATGGCAGAGACCGTCGCTCACGCCTCTGACGAGGACAGACCGCACATTACCATCGGCACCCAGGAGGTGGGATTGAGCGCCGGGTACCTCCTTCCACACCGACTGACCGAAGATCATACGACCAAGCAGCAGGGACCGGCCGTTATGCCTTCCTGGATGATCACCATCACCGATCCCGTCGGTAATAGCTGGTATCGCGGACAAGTCTCCATTGGGGCGGAAATGGTGTACATCCAGTTCCAGGAGCCGATCCTGACTCACGGCATCGGCTTTACGCCAAAAATCAAATATATGTTCGTGGCACTCGATCGCTTCCGTCCATACATGGAATTCGCCGGAGGGCCATTCTGGACGGACCTCGGAGGTAAGATCCCAGAGGAATCCACGCAGTTCAATTTCGTTCTGACCGCCGGGTTCGGATTTTCCTATTTCATTACGAAACAGGCGGCGATCAACGTGGGGTACCGCTTCCACCATATCTCCAATGCGGGAACCAAATACCCGAATCTTGGCTTGAACGCGAGCCTTCCATTCGGAGGATTCTCATTTTTCTTTTGA
- a CDS encoding response regulator codes for MATILVIDDEDSIRHLLKEILEKATHHVIEAKDGREGLTAYQNNRVDLVIMDILMPGTDGLEATLQLTREYMDAKVIAMTGAQGDRNFLDVAKLFGARRVFEKPFDLNKLVDAVKEELAR; via the coding sequence ATGGCTACAATCCTGGTCATCGACGATGAAGATTCCATCCGGCATCTACTCAAAGAGATTCTTGAGAAGGCCACACATCACGTCATCGAGGCAAAAGACGGCCGAGAGGGATTGACCGCGTACCAAAATAATCGGGTGGATCTTGTCATCATGGATATCCTCATGCCGGGAACGGACGGTCTCGAGGCTACGCTGCAACTGACGCGTGAATACATGGATGCCAAAGTCATTGCCATGACCGGTGCCCAGGGAGACCGAAATTTTTTGGACGTGGCCAAGCTATTCGGGGCGAGACGGGTGTTCGAAAAGCCCTTCGATCTCAACAAACTGGTGGATGCGGTCAAAGAAGAGCTTGCTCGATAG
- a CDS encoding SLC13 family permease, with product MTDVSLALIIFGVIYLVIVTERIHKTIMALTGAALMIALGVLTQEEAFYSREFGVDYNVIFLLIGMMVIVNIVRETGLFEVLAIWAAQQARAQPFRMVVLLAVMTAGLSAMLDNVTTVLLMAPVTLSMTSRLNLNPVPFLLMEAMASNIGGTATLVGDPPNIMIASKAQLGYLDFLVVLGPIVCIILAVFLAAMRVLFSRTLHVDDGLKHAMLTMRAADAIQDRTRLVRCIWLLGLVNLAFCFHGWLNLEPATIALLGASLFMLLGGQPHGQDRAEDLAYLTDVEWKTIFFFVGLFILVGGLVKVGVIRHIADHLVQMTRGDLAGSTLVVLWGSAILSSFLDNIPYVAAMNPLIVDMARSLHPEIADYTVLVHQPDILPLWWALALGACLGGNGTIIGASANVVVVDMARKAGFQISFWDFFRFGFPVMLGSVALSSAYLWLLFLR from the coding sequence ATGACTGACGTGTCGCTCGCCCTCATCATTTTCGGCGTCATCTATCTTGTGATCGTGACCGAACGGATTCACAAAACCATCATGGCGTTGACCGGCGCGGCACTGATGATTGCGCTCGGTGTGCTGACCCAGGAGGAAGCATTCTACTCCCGTGAGTTCGGAGTGGATTACAACGTGATTTTTCTCCTCATCGGTATGATGGTGATCGTCAATATCGTACGAGAGACGGGACTGTTCGAAGTATTAGCCATCTGGGCGGCTCAGCAGGCTCGAGCCCAGCCCTTTCGCATGGTTGTCCTCCTCGCCGTCATGACAGCCGGCCTGTCGGCCATGCTCGATAATGTTACGACCGTGCTCCTCATGGCTCCCGTCACGCTTTCTATGACCTCGCGGTTGAACTTGAATCCGGTCCCTTTTCTCCTCATGGAGGCCATGGCGTCAAACATCGGAGGCACGGCAACGCTTGTCGGAGACCCGCCCAATATCATGATCGCAAGCAAGGCACAATTGGGCTATCTCGACTTTCTCGTAGTGCTCGGTCCAATCGTCTGCATCATCTTGGCGGTATTTCTTGCGGCGATGCGCGTACTGTTCAGCCGAACGCTGCACGTGGATGATGGCCTCAAACACGCCATGCTGACCATGCGCGCGGCCGATGCCATTCAGGATCGCACCCGGCTGGTCAGGTGCATTTGGCTGCTTGGTCTCGTCAATCTTGCGTTCTGCTTTCACGGATGGCTCAATCTGGAGCCGGCCACCATCGCCTTGCTCGGGGCCAGTCTGTTCATGTTGCTCGGTGGACAGCCGCATGGGCAGGACAGGGCCGAGGATCTGGCCTATCTGACCGATGTGGAATGGAAGACGATCTTTTTCTTCGTTGGGCTGTTCATCCTGGTCGGCGGACTGGTGAAGGTCGGGGTTATCCGCCACATCGCGGACCACCTGGTTCAGATGACGAGAGGTGATCTCGCGGGATCAACGCTGGTCGTGCTGTGGGGATCCGCAATTCTTTCATCCTTCCTCGATAACATCCCTTATGTGGCGGCTATGAATCCGTTGATCGTGGATATGGCGCGATCTCTTCATCCGGAAATCGCGGACTATACCGTCCTCGTGCATCAACCGGATATTCTCCCGCTATGGTGGGCATTGGCACTCGGAGCCTGTCTGGGAGGAAATGGTACGATTATCGGAGCAAGTGCAAACGTGGTGGTGGTCGATATGGCCAGAAAAGCAGGCTTCCAGATCAGCTTCTGGGATTTCTTCCGATTTGGGTTTCCCGTCATGCTGGGTTCGGTCGCCTTAAGCAGCGCATACCTGTGGCTGCTGTTTCTGCGCTAA
- a CDS encoding SagB/ThcOx family dehydrogenase, whose protein sequence is MSDDSSSSDGLSETGRAIRYHLQTKHHFHRYAKSLGYLDWTNQPNPFRRYAGAKLCPLPLLRPDDEPPSPRYDELYQWHTVPCRPLTIRSLSRFFELSLGLSAWKRAGESEWALRINPSSGNLHPTEGYLLIPDVPSLQLDPGLYHYAPKEHGLEQRSTIEGAFVAQMLEPFPKESFFIGFTSVQWREAWKYGERAFRYCHHDIGHALGACRIAAASLGWRMLVLDAIDQTALAALLGTDRREDFSDAEPEHPDCLAVVWPQPAQRKSDAIIPCHLDVRQACPPSRWAWHGTANRLSPQEPVRWDIIDDVSQATWKNETRQSAGRTPSADIRSFGEQDSPNYEHLAASIIRQRRSAVAFDGLTSLSAASFFRMLRLTVPGIEYPVSNRRVPWDAWPYDPTMHLLLFVHRIEGLTPGLYCLVRNPRRMDFLQQCMNSELNWVIPPNCPSDLSLYWLLEGDAKRLAKQVSCHQDIAGDGAFSLGMIAEFEGTLQERGAWWYPRMFWESGILGQVLYLEAEAAGVRATGIGCFFDDPVHEIVGIKGISLQSLYHFTVGGPVEDVRLLTLPAYFHMSQ, encoded by the coding sequence ATGAGTGACGATTCCTCGAGCTCCGACGGGCTGTCCGAAACCGGCCGCGCGATCCGCTACCACCTGCAAACGAAGCATCATTTTCATCGTTATGCGAAATCACTGGGGTATCTGGATTGGACCAATCAACCGAATCCGTTCAGGCGCTATGCAGGAGCGAAGCTGTGTCCGCTGCCTCTCCTTAGACCGGACGATGAACCGCCATCGCCCCGCTACGACGAGTTGTATCAGTGGCACACAGTTCCTTGCCGACCGCTGACGATTCGGTCCCTTTCACGATTCTTCGAACTCTCGCTGGGGCTGTCAGCCTGGAAACGTGCAGGGGAATCGGAGTGGGCGCTGCGGATAAACCCCTCATCGGGTAACCTGCATCCTACGGAAGGCTACTTGCTGATCCCGGATGTGCCGTCGCTCCAATTGGACCCCGGTCTCTATCATTATGCCCCAAAGGAACATGGTTTGGAGCAACGATCGACTATCGAAGGTGCATTTGTGGCTCAAATGTTGGAACCATTCCCCAAGGAATCATTCTTTATTGGATTCACATCGGTGCAGTGGCGGGAGGCCTGGAAATATGGAGAGCGGGCATTTCGCTATTGTCACCATGACATCGGCCATGCCCTGGGTGCCTGCCGCATCGCCGCCGCTTCGCTCGGCTGGAGAATGCTGGTGTTGGATGCGATCGATCAAACCGCATTGGCCGCGTTGCTTGGCACCGATCGCCGTGAAGATTTTAGCGACGCAGAACCGGAACATCCGGATTGTCTGGCGGTCGTGTGGCCGCAGCCCGCCCAGCGGAAAAGCGATGCCATCATTCCATGCCATCTGGATGTCCGCCAAGCCTGCCCCCCATCCCGTTGGGCATGGCACGGAACAGCCAACCGCCTTTCACCTCAAGAGCCTGTACGTTGGGATATCATCGACGACGTCTCGCAGGCTACATGGAAAAACGAGACACGACAATCAGCGGGGAGGACTCCGTCAGCGGATATCCGGTCTTTCGGCGAACAGGATTCCCCGAACTACGAGCACCTTGCTGCATCGATCATTCGACAGCGGCGCAGCGCTGTGGCATTCGACGGACTCACGTCTCTTTCGGCCGCCTCATTCTTCCGCATGCTTCGACTCACGGTCCCCGGCATTGAATATCCGGTGTCTAATCGGCGGGTGCCATGGGACGCCTGGCCGTACGATCCCACAATGCACCTGCTCTTGTTCGTTCACCGAATCGAGGGATTGACTCCCGGCCTCTATTGCCTGGTCCGCAATCCTCGCCGGATGGATTTCCTTCAACAATGCATGAACTCCGAACTCAATTGGGTCATTCCTCCCAATTGCCCGTCGGATCTTTCACTGTATTGGCTCCTTGAAGGAGATGCGAAACGGCTGGCAAAACAGGTGAGCTGCCACCAGGACATTGCCGGTGACGGCGCATTCTCGCTGGGAATGATCGCAGAATTCGAGGGGACCTTGCAGGAACGCGGTGCATGGTGGTATCCACGCATGTTCTGGGAGTCTGGGATCCTTGGGCAGGTGCTGTATCTGGAAGCCGAAGCGGCCGGTGTCCGCGCGACAGGAATCGGCTGTTTTTTCGATGATCCAGTTCACGAGATTGTCGGAATCAAGGGTATCAGTCTGCAATCACTCTATCATTTTACGGTGGGCGGACCGGTGGAAGATGTACGTCTGCTTACCTTGCCGGCGTATTTCCATATGAGCCAATGA
- a CDS encoding DUF882 domain-containing protein, with protein MSPVEWNWTRRTLLKTSVAGLFMLLGRMGRPSPVYARELPEGELAFYNVHTGERLRVRFRDEQGGYDLSALDDINHILRCHHTGEVASMDTKLVEHVNLVQKTLGGDGEIHVISGYRSPEYNAMLVKRSRRAARHSFHVEGQALDFYIPGVKHRAIRQAALKLQYGGVGYYPRSGFIHLDSGPFRSW; from the coding sequence GTGTCCCCCGTTGAATGGAACTGGACAAGACGAACGCTACTCAAGACCTCTGTCGCAGGGCTCTTCATGCTCTTGGGCAGAATGGGGCGCCCTTCTCCTGTCTATGCACGGGAATTACCCGAAGGAGAGCTCGCGTTTTACAATGTTCATACCGGTGAGCGGTTGCGCGTCCGGTTTCGCGACGAACAGGGTGGCTACGACCTCTCCGCGCTCGACGACATCAACCATATCTTGAGATGTCATCACACTGGTGAGGTGGCCTCGATGGACACCAAGCTTGTCGAGCACGTCAACTTGGTGCAAAAAACCCTCGGTGGAGATGGCGAGATTCATGTCATCTCCGGCTATCGATCTCCCGAATACAATGCGATGCTGGTGAAGCGAAGTCGTCGCGCCGCCCGCCATAGTTTTCACGTTGAAGGTCAGGCGCTGGATTTCTACATTCCCGGCGTCAAACATCGTGCCATTCGGCAAGCGGCGCTGAAACTGCAATACGGCGGCGTCGGCTATTATCCAAGGTCCGGATTTATCCATCTCGATTCCGGCCCCTTCCGTTCCTGGTAA
- a CDS encoding thioredoxin family protein: MAVASVMLPIGTSAPAFRLPDVTTGKTYSLESFSGKTALLIMFICKHCPYVQHIEEELSKLESDYMNTDLGIIAISSNDPSSYPDDAPEQLKAMVARLHWSFPLCFDETQGVAKAYHAACTPDFYLFDAERKLAYRGQLDDSRPGNRTPTDGRHLRAAIDALLSGKSPSKDQKASIGCGIKWKPGNAPPYA, encoded by the coding sequence ATGGCAGTCGCATCGGTAATGCTTCCCATTGGGACCTCGGCTCCGGCATTCAGGTTGCCGGACGTGACAACCGGCAAGACATACTCTCTCGAATCATTCTCAGGAAAAACCGCTCTCCTGATCATGTTCATCTGCAAACACTGTCCCTATGTTCAGCATATTGAAGAGGAACTTTCCAAACTCGAATCCGATTATATGAACACGGATCTTGGGATCATCGCCATCAGCAGTAACGACCCGTCCTCATATCCCGATGACGCGCCGGAACAGCTCAAGGCAATGGTCGCACGTCTCCATTGGAGTTTTCCGCTGTGTTTTGATGAGACACAGGGAGTGGCAAAGGCTTATCACGCAGCCTGCACGCCCGATTTCTACCTGTTTGATGCCGAACGAAAGCTTGCCTACCGTGGGCAACTCGATGACAGCCGTCCGGGAAACAGGACACCAACGGACGGCCGACACCTTCGTGCGGCAATCGATGCCCTCTTGAGTGGTAAAAGTCCCTCGAAGGACCAAAAAGCGAGCATCGGATGTGGCATCAAGTGGAAACCCGGCAACGCTCCTCCATATGCGTAA